One window of the Microscilla marina ATCC 23134 genome contains the following:
- a CDS encoding RsiV family protein has translation MMRKYTYTLMICCALLSGLTNCGGGGKSKNADSTDTSKKNNTEGTANNNEGEQSSEGGSNSNSNANPKIAEIIKEYCNKLNSYAYTDVKTLFASDVKRYIGMKNTSNEAIAKEINRFLTTKRFVDYYAELDQLQVEGKKATVPININWGNYQTRMLAEMEFNDEHKIVSYNEAKALPLNRKIKTKKKKVVKSYENCNYKSKKSDCPYMLFDYVKVTQAPSETLKDSINKKILDFLGRGTPLGVTKESDLTKEANRFVKGFADALKERSANSTWYTNSRLFFREHKNIASIIYMMEGYGGGAHGFSSAGAANFDINTGKELTLDDIMVPDYLPEMKKIATKVFRKLNEIEDGKTISDHGYSMNDNEKFVLANHFLLEGDHIEFIYNRYEAGPYYLAPPTVRIKYEDIKHLIKKDGPLGHKIK, from the coding sequence ATGATGCGAAAATACACTTATACTTTAATGATATGTTGTGCACTATTAAGCGGGCTGACCAACTGTGGTGGTGGCGGCAAGTCTAAAAACGCTGACTCGACTGATACCTCAAAGAAAAATAATACTGAAGGTACAGCCAATAACAACGAAGGCGAACAAAGTAGCGAAGGTGGCAGCAATAGTAACAGTAATGCCAACCCCAAGATAGCAGAGATAATCAAAGAGTATTGTAACAAGCTTAACAGCTACGCTTATACAGATGTTAAAACTTTGTTTGCTAGTGATGTAAAGCGATACATTGGCATGAAAAACACCAGCAATGAAGCCATTGCCAAAGAAATAAACCGCTTTTTAACCACAAAAAGGTTTGTAGACTATTATGCAGAACTAGATCAGTTGCAAGTAGAAGGCAAGAAGGCAACTGTGCCTATCAACATAAACTGGGGCAACTACCAAACCCGCATGTTGGCAGAGATGGAGTTTAATGATGAGCATAAAATTGTATCATATAATGAAGCCAAGGCATTGCCGCTCAACCGAAAGATAAAAACTAAAAAAAAGAAGGTAGTGAAAAGCTATGAAAACTGTAATTATAAAAGTAAAAAGAGTGACTGTCCTTATATGTTGTTTGACTACGTAAAAGTCACCCAAGCCCCTTCAGAGACATTAAAAGACAGTATCAACAAAAAAATACTTGACTTTCTGGGCAGAGGTACACCATTGGGTGTGACCAAGGAGTCAGACCTAACAAAAGAGGCCAATCGTTTTGTAAAAGGCTTTGCCGATGCCTTAAAAGAGCGTAGTGCCAACAGTACTTGGTATACCAATAGTCGGTTGTTTTTTCGTGAGCATAAAAATATAGCCAGCATAATTTATATGATGGAAGGCTATGGTGGTGGGGCCCATGGGTTTAGTTCTGCGGGTGCCGCTAACTTTGACATCAATACGGGGAAAGAGCTTACCCTGGACGATATAATGGTGCCTGATTATTTGCCAGAAATGAAAAAGATAGCCACAAAGGTTTTTAGAAAGTTAAATGAAATAGAGGATGGAAAAACCATCAGTGATCACGGGTACTCAATGAATGATAACGAGAAATTTGTACTGGCAAATCATTTTTTGCTTGAAGGCGATCATATTGAATTTATCTACAACCGTTATGAGGCTGGTCCTTATTACCTTGCTCCTCCTACGGTTAGAATCAAATATGAAGACATTAAACATTTGATAAAAAAAGATGGTCCTTTGGGGCATAAAATCAAATAG